The following are encoded together in the Saliniramus fredricksonii genome:
- a CDS encoding iron ABC transporter substrate-binding protein has translation MMRILMAILGLLLIAAPGIAGTPQSITDSAGRTVDLPARIDTVVAAGPPAAILLYVMAPERMLGWPQANRANERDFLARPYADLPELGTLTGQGGEANLERVLALAPDLIIDFGSVRDTYVDLADRVQEQTGIPYLLIDGRFENTPAALRLLGEALGIPERGEALARDTEASFARIDELNERIADAERPRAYLARGPDGLESGVVGSINTEILEWAGGINVLGRSDAARGLVRVNFEALLAADPDIIVTWDRQFYETHRDDPLWARMRAVREGRVHLSPILPFGWIDRPPSINRLIGLDWIAATFFPDTYAIDLRARTREFYQLWYHLDLSDDQLDTLLP, from the coding sequence ATGATGCGTATCCTGATGGCCATTCTCGGCCTTCTTCTGATCGCGGCGCCCGGCATTGCCGGGACGCCGCAGAGCATCACCGACAGCGCCGGGAGAACCGTGGATCTGCCTGCCCGGATCGACACCGTCGTTGCCGCCGGCCCGCCGGCAGCGATCCTGCTTTACGTCATGGCGCCGGAACGGATGCTCGGCTGGCCGCAGGCCAATCGGGCGAACGAACGTGATTTCCTCGCCCGCCCCTATGCCGATCTGCCCGAGCTCGGCACCCTGACCGGCCAGGGCGGAGAGGCCAATCTCGAACGGGTCCTCGCCCTCGCCCCCGATCTGATCATCGATTTCGGCTCGGTGCGCGACACTTATGTCGATCTGGCCGACAGGGTGCAGGAACAGACGGGGATTCCCTATCTGCTGATCGACGGCCGTTTCGAAAACACCCCGGCGGCCTTGCGCCTTCTGGGCGAGGCGCTGGGCATCCCCGAGCGAGGTGAAGCGCTGGCACGCGATACCGAGGCCAGCTTTGCCCGTATCGATGAACTGAACGAGCGCATTGCCGATGCCGAACGCCCTCGCGCCTATCTGGCGCGGGGTCCGGACGGGCTGGAAAGCGGAGTCGTCGGGTCTATCAATACCGAAATCCTGGAATGGGCCGGCGGGATCAATGTGCTCGGACGCAGCGATGCGGCACGCGGTCTGGTCAGGGTCAATTTCGAGGCCCTGCTTGCAGCCGATCCGGACATCATCGTCACCTGGGACCGCCAGTTCTACGAAACCCACCGCGATGATCCGCTCTGGGCACGGATGCGGGCCGTGCGGGAGGGGCGTGTCCATCTGTCACCTATCCTGCCCTTCGGCTGGATCGACCGACCACCATCGATCAACCGTCTGATCGGGCTGGACTGGATCGCCGCGACCTTCTTTCCCGATACCTATGCGATCGACCTCCGGGCCCGCACGCGGGAGTTCTACCAGCTTTGGTATCATCTCGATCTCAGCGATGATCAACTCGACACGCTGTTGCCATGA
- a CDS encoding FecCD family ABC transporter permease, whose product MKSIAGPHDHAVIRRFSVIAGLGLLLFAGAGLALTIGPYPVPVTQVVTELLMPSGGMGEIVIWNIRLPRVLAAMLVGAALASAGASYQILFRNPLVSPDILGVSSGAALGAVIGIFLSLPVIAIQGFAFLGGLGAVALVIFISRAVRGVDQTLVLVLTGVVIGALAGAATSLLKVMADPYDQLPAITFWLLGSLASTTQADLTPVLPAVLIGLVPLILLRWRINLLSLGDDEARALGVDAPRLRMLVIAAATLITASVVAIAGVVGWVGLVIPHIARMIVGPSFSTLLPAAAIIGAGYLLLVDTLCRTLAAIEIPLGILTAVLGAPFFLYLLARGRRGWT is encoded by the coding sequence ATGAAGAGCATCGCCGGTCCCCATGATCATGCGGTGATCCGCCGGTTCTCCGTCATCGCGGGACTGGGGCTCCTTCTTTTCGCCGGGGCGGGACTCGCACTGACCATCGGCCCCTATCCTGTTCCCGTCACCCAGGTGGTGACGGAACTGCTGATGCCGTCCGGCGGTATGGGCGAAATCGTCATCTGGAACATCCGGCTGCCGCGCGTGCTCGCGGCGATGCTGGTCGGAGCGGCGCTCGCCTCCGCGGGGGCCTCGTATCAGATCCTGTTTCGCAATCCGCTGGTTTCGCCGGATATTCTGGGCGTGTCGTCCGGGGCCGCCCTCGGTGCGGTGATCGGCATATTCCTGTCTCTTCCGGTGATCGCGATACAGGGATTCGCCTTTCTCGGCGGCTTGGGCGCCGTCGCGCTGGTGATCTTCATCTCGCGGGCGGTGCGCGGGGTCGACCAGACGCTGGTTCTGGTGCTGACCGGCGTCGTCATCGGGGCGCTGGCCGGCGCCGCGACCTCGCTGCTCAAGGTCATGGCGGATCCCTATGATCAGTTGCCCGCAATCACGTTCTGGCTTCTGGGGAGCCTGGCCAGCACCACGCAGGCGGATCTGACCCCGGTCCTGCCGGCGGTGCTGATCGGCCTCGTTCCGCTGATCCTGCTTCGCTGGCGCATCAACCTGCTCTCCCTCGGTGACGACGAAGCGCGTGCCCTCGGGGTCGATGCTCCGCGGCTGCGCATGCTGGTCATTGCGGCGGCGACCTTGATTACGGCCTCGGTCGTCGCGATCGCCGGGGTGGTCGGCTGGGTTGGACTCGTCATTCCGCATATCGCCCGAATGATCGTCGGCCCCTCCTTCTCCACCTTGCTCCCGGCGGCGGCCATCATCGGCGCCGGATATCTTCTTCTGGTGGATACCCTGTGCCGTACCCTCGCAGCGATCGAAATTCCGCTGGGCATTCTGACGGCAGTATTGGGAGCGCCGTTCTTTCTCTATCTGCTCGCACGCGGAAGGCGAGGCTGGACATGA
- a CDS encoding ABC transporter ATP-binding protein, with the protein MITARELTIGHGATVVGQGLSLSISLGEVICLLGPNGCGKTTLFRTLLGLIPPITGAIAIGGRDIAALRRRDIARAVAYVPQAHVPPFPYLVEEVVLMGRTARIGPLSAPSAGDRDIARAALARLGIADLAQSDYSRLSGGQRQMVMIARALAQQAPLLIMDEPTASLDFGNQARVLTRIADLARAGDHGVILSTHDPDQAFALDARVILMHEGVILADGPPEKVLTASRLTDVYGVPVRVERTESGSAVCAPWVVDASTGSGLQHHETAITNKPPNV; encoded by the coding sequence ATGATAACGGCCCGGGAACTCACGATCGGACATGGTGCGACCGTGGTTGGCCAGGGCCTATCGCTGAGCATATCCCTCGGCGAAGTCATCTGCCTGCTGGGGCCGAACGGCTGCGGCAAAACCACCCTGTTTCGCACACTTCTCGGGCTGATACCGCCGATCACCGGAGCCATTGCCATCGGTGGGCGCGATATCGCAGCTCTGAGACGGCGCGATATCGCGCGGGCGGTGGCCTATGTGCCGCAGGCCCATGTGCCCCCATTTCCGTATCTGGTGGAAGAAGTCGTGCTGATGGGGCGAACCGCCCGGATCGGCCCGCTATCGGCGCCGTCGGCGGGCGACCGGGACATCGCGCGCGCAGCACTCGCACGATTGGGAATCGCCGATCTGGCGCAGTCGGATTACTCTCGCCTGTCCGGCGGGCAACGCCAGATGGTCATGATCGCGCGGGCTCTCGCCCAGCAGGCGCCCTTGCTCATCATGGACGAGCCGACCGCAAGTCTCGATTTCGGTAACCAGGCAAGGGTCCTGACCCGGATCGCCGATCTCGCCCGAGCCGGCGACCATGGCGTCATCCTGTCCACACACGACCCCGACCAGGCTTTCGCGCTCGATGCCCGCGTCATCCTGATGCACGAGGGCGTTATCCTCGCCGATGGCCCGCCGGAGAAGGTTCTGACCGCATCGCGGCTGACCGATGTGTATGGTGTTCCAGTCAGGGTCGAGCGAACGGAATCGGGAAGTGCGGTCTGCGCGCCGTGGGTGGTCGATGCATCGACAGGTTCGGGATTGCAGCATCACGAGACCGCCATCACAAACAAACCACCGAATGTTTAA
- a CDS encoding recombinase family protein translates to MTHELAIIYARYSSDLQRPHSIDDQIRECRAYAERLGMAVVATFSDAATSGTQISRSGLDAAIEALSANPRAVLVAEALDRLSCGQGHIADLYDEVKFLGSEIVTVAKGPVSRMHVGFKGTMNAYYIDDLGKKTRRGL, encoded by the coding sequence ATGACACATGAACTGGCAATCATCTATGCGCGTTATTCGAGCGATCTGCAGCGTCCGCACTCGATCGATGATCAGATCCGCGAGTGTCGCGCGTATGCGGAACGTCTCGGTATGGCGGTGGTCGCGACGTTCAGCGACGCAGCAACCTCGGGGACGCAGATTTCGCGTTCGGGGCTCGACGCTGCGATCGAAGCGCTGAGCGCAAACCCGCGTGCGGTCCTCGTCGCCGAAGCGCTGGATCGGCTCAGCTGCGGGCAAGGCCATATTGCGGACCTTTACGATGAGGTGAAGTTTCTGGGAAGCGAGATCGTCACCGTCGCCAAAGGGCCAGTTTCGCGTATGCATGTCGGCTTCAAGGGCACCATGAACGCCTACTATATCGATGATCTCGGCAAGAAGACACGCAGGGGCCTGTAG
- a CDS encoding ISAs1 family transposase: protein MSGSWFEAAFSALPDPRTGNAKRHELLEVLTIALTAAVCGAEHCSDFADFAVDREALFREFLELRNGVPSHDTFSRVFRLLDPSAFAMCFGRFVDELGAAGEGVVAIDGKTLRRSFDAAAGRSPLAVVSAFASATSTVIGQTGFRAADGDSEIVAARALLRCLDLTGQLVTADAIHCQSETAQTILDRGGDYLLRLKANRPALHEMVATYFADGQIRAALPTCATTDADHGRVETRRAFVTHDLAWLRGSRSACTEPVLLPGLACLGMIESTVTRGGKTTTTRHYHVASRQLTPEAYLAAARSHWSIENGLHWVLDMTFDEDRARNRKDNGPENLAILRKLALNVLKRARPKISIRRKRKRSGWSDDFARSVIGQMR, encoded by the coding sequence ATGTCAGGATCGTGGTTTGAAGCGGCTTTTTCGGCTCTGCCGGACCCGCGAACCGGAAATGCCAAGCGCCATGAGCTTCTTGAGGTCTTGACGATTGCACTGACTGCGGCGGTTTGCGGGGCGGAGCATTGCTCGGACTTCGCGGATTTCGCGGTTGATCGGGAAGCGTTGTTCCGGGAGTTTCTGGAGCTGCGAAACGGTGTTCCGAGCCACGACACGTTCTCGCGGGTGTTCCGGCTTCTCGACCCGAGCGCCTTTGCGATGTGCTTCGGGCGGTTCGTAGACGAGTTGGGCGCGGCGGGCGAGGGCGTGGTGGCGATTGACGGCAAGACGCTGCGCCGGTCGTTCGACGCTGCGGCGGGGCGCTCGCCGCTGGCCGTGGTGTCCGCCTTCGCCTCGGCGACCTCAACCGTGATCGGCCAGACGGGCTTTCGCGCCGCCGACGGCGACAGCGAGATCGTCGCGGCGCGCGCATTGTTGCGCTGCCTCGATTTGACAGGCCAACTCGTGACTGCGGACGCCATCCATTGCCAGAGCGAGACCGCGCAGACGATCCTTGATCGCGGTGGAGACTATCTCCTGCGGTTGAAGGCGAACCGACCGGCGCTGCACGAGATGGTCGCGACATACTTCGCCGATGGACAGATCCGGGCCGCGCTCCCGACATGCGCCACGACGGATGCCGATCATGGCCGGGTCGAGACGCGCCGCGCCTTCGTTACCCACGACCTCGCCTGGCTGCGCGGCTCCAGATCCGCGTGCACCGAGCCGGTTCTCCTGCCGGGGCTTGCCTGCCTGGGAATGATAGAGAGCACCGTGACGCGCGGCGGCAAGACCACGACCACCCGCCACTACCACGTCGCCTCCCGCCAACTCACCCCAGAAGCCTACCTCGCTGCCGCGCGATCCCACTGGTCAATCGAAAACGGTCTCCATTGGGTCCTCGACATGACTTTCGACGAGGATCGCGCCCGCAACAGAAAGGATAACGGCCCAGAAAACCTCGCCATCCTCCGAAAACTCGCCCTCAACGTTCTCAAACGCGCCAGACCCAAAATCTCTATCCGACGAAAAAGAAAACGCTCCGGATGGTCCGACGACTTCGCACGATCCGTCATCGGCCAAATGCGATAG
- a CDS encoding recombinase family protein, protein MKAPQESILSQHATQNSQMRFPYRGLRGRVEQGASGGGNAYGYQVVNRTCPHSGDPIHGERAILDDEARIVRRIFEEYASGVSPRAIASRLNTEGIEGPRGSAWGHSTINGNKTRGTGILNNELYIGRLVWNRLRYVRNPRTRKRISRANPPEEWVITDVPHLRIIPDELWEAVKQRQEATALKRSDEGTPDAGP, encoded by the coding sequence ATGAAAGCCCCTCAAGAATCCATTTTATCCCAACACGCCACACAAAATTCTCAAATGCGATTCCCCTACAGGGGCCTGCGCGGACGCGTCGAGCAGGGGGCGTCGGGAGGCGGCAATGCGTATGGCTACCAGGTCGTGAACCGGACATGTCCGCACAGCGGTGATCCAATCCACGGTGAGCGGGCGATTCTCGACGACGAGGCCCGGATCGTTCGCCGGATTTTCGAGGAATATGCCAGCGGCGTTTCACCCAGAGCGATCGCGAGTCGCCTCAACACAGAGGGCATTGAAGGTCCACGCGGTTCCGCTTGGGGGCATTCGACGATCAATGGCAACAAGACCCGTGGCACAGGCATACTCAACAACGAGCTTTACATCGGACGCCTTGTCTGGAACCGTCTGCGCTATGTCCGTAATCCGAGAACACGCAAGCGGATCTCGCGGGCGAACCCGCCGGAAGAATGGGTGATCACAGATGTCCCGCATCTGCGCATCATTCCCGACGAGCTCTGGGAAGCCGTGAAGCAGCGTCAGGAGGCGACGGCCTTGAAGCGAAGTGATGAGGGGACGCCAGATGCCGGTCCCTGA
- a CDS encoding zinc ribbon domain-containing protein, translating into MIACGCCGGGFSKVSADRIGCSTTRNKGEAVCSNRRTIKYAVVEAAVLDALHHHLMEPELVKTFCEEYTRERNRLMREASAGIDALESELRRVNRQIDNIVQAIADGAPYATVSARMEAANSRKAELEAEIAASARPEPVRLHPRLSETYRERVGELLHGLAAQADAPHENNAARERIRALITRVRLTPDDGATHGYQIDLEGDLAGILALAAGAKAQDAQRQLKLVAGVGFEPTTFRL; encoded by the coding sequence TTGATCGCCTGTGGCTGCTGTGGCGGTGGCTTCTCGAAGGTCTCTGCCGACAGGATCGGATGCTCGACGACGCGCAACAAGGGTGAGGCGGTCTGCAGCAACCGCCGCACGATCAAGTACGCGGTCGTCGAGGCAGCCGTTCTCGATGCCCTGCATCATCATCTGATGGAACCCGAGCTGGTAAAGACGTTCTGTGAGGAATACACCCGCGAGCGCAACCGGCTTATGCGTGAGGCGAGTGCCGGGATCGACGCCCTCGAATCCGAACTGCGGCGGGTGAACCGGCAGATCGACAACATCGTGCAGGCGATTGCCGACGGGGCACCCTACGCGACGGTCTCTGCACGGATGGAAGCCGCCAACAGCCGCAAGGCCGAGCTCGAAGCCGAGATCGCGGCCTCTGCGAGGCCCGAACCGGTCCGCCTGCACCCGCGCCTCTCGGAGACCTATCGTGAACGTGTCGGCGAACTTTTGCACGGCCTCGCGGCGCAGGCAGACGCACCGCACGAGAACAACGCGGCGCGTGAGCGCATCCGTGCATTGATCACCCGCGTGCGTCTCACGCCGGATGACGGCGCCACGCACGGCTATCAGATTGATCTGGAAGGGGATCTTGCCGGGATCCTGGCGCTTGCGGCTGGCGCGAAGGCGCAGGATGCGCAGAGGCAATTAAAGCTGGTTGCGGGGGTAGGATTTGAACCTACGACCTTCAGGTTATGA
- a CDS encoding energy-coupling factor ABC transporter ATP-binding protein, with amino-acid sequence MIEIEAIRHRVETNTILHELSLNLGEGRIGIIGANGSGKSTFARLLNGLILPSAGRVRVHGHDTRAAGDVVRALVGFVFQNPDHQIVYPIVEEDVGFGLRNAGLRGDALSCAVTEALESFGLTEKRNQPAHLLSGGEKQLLALAGILALAPRVVVLDEPTALLDLRNRRKIARILADLPQQVVLVTHDLDMLDGFDRVLVFDSGRIVADDTPARAIAHYIRLMEA; translated from the coding sequence TTGATCGAGATCGAGGCCATCCGGCATCGCGTCGAGACAAACACGATCCTGCACGAACTGAGCCTGAATCTCGGCGAAGGGCGGATCGGGATCATCGGGGCGAATGGCTCGGGCAAGAGCACCTTCGCGCGCCTGCTCAACGGCCTGATCCTACCGAGTGCCGGACGCGTCCGGGTGCATGGCCATGACACGCGCGCAGCGGGCGATGTGGTGCGCGCGCTGGTCGGCTTCGTCTTCCAGAACCCGGACCACCAGATCGTCTATCCGATCGTCGAGGAGGATGTGGGTTTCGGCCTGCGCAATGCCGGCCTGCGCGGCGATGCACTCAGTTGCGCCGTAACGGAAGCGCTCGAAAGCTTCGGCCTCACCGAAAAACGCAACCAGCCAGCCCATCTGCTCAGTGGCGGCGAGAAGCAACTCCTCGCACTCGCCGGCATTCTCGCGCTGGCCCCACGCGTCGTCGTGCTCGATGAACCGACCGCCTTGCTCGATCTGCGCAACCGCCGGAAGATCGCCCGGATCCTCGCCGATCTCCCCCAACAGGTCGTTCTGGTGACGCATGATCTCGACATGCTCGACGGGTTCGACCGCGTTCTCGTCTTTGATTCGGGCCGAATTGTCGCCGACGACACACCCGCACGGGCGATCGCACATTACATCAGGCTGATGGAGGCGTGA
- a CDS encoding energy-coupling factor transporter transmembrane component T family protein codes for MLGIYRHGTSPLHRARPGVKLAGLALMAIALFLPASPAGIVAVGLGAAFVTVAGYGIAGIPSRIAIAQIRPALWILGMIFLFHAIMGDALTGALIVARFILLIALAALVTLTTRVSDMIATIEAGLQPLRRFVDPGRIAMCLVLTIRFVPVLANEAHALQEAQAARGGKRTGPSAFIRLAVPLILRGLRLSETVAEALHARGFGRNESFPESAQTRRGHAKPGLAQPDSEIDPQTEAHRDP; via the coding sequence ATGCTCGGGATTTATCGGCACGGCACGAGCCCCCTGCATCGCGCCCGCCCCGGCGTAAAGCTCGCCGGCCTCGCCCTGATGGCGATCGCGCTGTTTCTGCCCGCCTCCCCTGCCGGTATCGTCGCGGTGGGCCTCGGTGCGGCCTTCGTGACCGTCGCCGGTTACGGGATTGCGGGGATACCGTCGCGGATCGCCATCGCGCAAATCCGCCCGGCTCTGTGGATTCTGGGGATGATTTTCCTTTTTCATGCGATCATGGGCGATGCGCTCACCGGGGCGCTGATCGTCGCCCGCTTCATCCTGCTGATCGCGCTCGCGGCCCTCGTCACGCTGACGACGCGGGTGTCCGACATGATCGCGACGATCGAAGCCGGGCTGCAACCGTTACGACGGTTCGTCGATCCGGGGCGTATCGCCATGTGCCTTGTTCTGACGATCCGTTTCGTGCCGGTTCTGGCCAACGAGGCGCACGCTCTTCAGGAAGCGCAGGCGGCACGCGGCGGCAAACGAACCGGGCCGAGCGCCTTCATCCGCCTCGCAGTGCCACTGATCCTGCGGGGCCTGCGTCTGTCGGAAACAGTTGCGGAAGCGCTCCATGCGCGCGGCTTCGGTCGGAACGAATCATTCCCGGAAAGCGCACAAACGCGACGGGGCCACGCGAAGCCCGGCCTCGCGCAGCCCGATAGCGAGATCGACCCGCAAACCGAAGCACACCGCGATCCCTGA
- the rpmB gene encoding 50S ribosomal protein L28 has product MSRRCELTGKAVLTGNLVSHSNRKTKRRFLPNLCNVTLQSDALGRSFRLRISANALRTVEHRGGLDAFLAKASNDELAPNVLAVKREIEKKQAAAE; this is encoded by the coding sequence ATGTCGCGCCGCTGCGAACTGACCGGCAAAGCCGTTTTGACTGGCAATCTCGTCAGCCATTCCAATCGTAAGACCAAGCGCCGGTTCCTCCCGAACCTGTGCAACGTCACCCTGCAATCGGATGCGCTGGGCCGCTCCTTCCGGCTGCGCATCTCGGCGAACGCCCTGCGCACCGTTGAGCATCGCGGTGGTCTCGACGCTTTCCTCGCGAAGGCGTCGAATGACGAGCTTGCTCCGAACGTGCTCGCCGTCAAGCGCGAGATCGAAAAGAAGCAGGCTGCCGCCGAATAA
- a CDS encoding DUF3108 domain-containing protein, which produces MRRRGITGAIAALSLTCAFALTAPAKAAEMEAVYKISIAGFSVGTADVKSHFDGSAYNIDLQARLTGLAGVLVSGRGAASARGTVSGRQVMPRAFAANSRSSQASRTVRMGLNNGTVAAVEIEPPLKDHADAIPVQAAHKSGVVDPVSAFLMPATIRSNPADQRNCERTIPVFDGAARFDIILSYDGTRDFSRPGYSGQVLVCKARFRAVSGHRPSREAVRFMEENRDMAVWLAPFPANDSLVPMRIELRTQIGMSVIEAGRVKLSPTPRRAASVQ; this is translated from the coding sequence ATGCGCCGCCGCGGGATCACCGGGGCGATCGCGGCCTTGTCGCTGACATGTGCCTTCGCGCTGACGGCGCCGGCAAAGGCCGCCGAAATGGAAGCGGTCTACAAGATCTCGATCGCCGGATTTTCGGTCGGCACCGCCGACGTCAAGAGTCACTTCGACGGATCCGCCTACAATATCGATCTGCAGGCCCGGCTGACCGGTCTCGCGGGGGTGCTCGTCAGCGGGCGCGGCGCGGCGAGCGCGCGCGGAACCGTCTCGGGGAGGCAGGTGATGCCCCGTGCCTTCGCGGCGAATTCACGCAGCTCCCAGGCGAGTCGCACGGTGCGCATGGGGCTGAACAACGGCACCGTCGCGGCTGTCGAGATCGAGCCGCCGCTGAAGGACCATGCCGATGCCATCCCCGTCCAGGCCGCGCATAAAAGTGGTGTGGTCGATCCCGTGAGCGCGTTTCTGATGCCGGCGACGATCCGCAGCAATCCCGCCGATCAACGCAATTGCGAGCGCACCATTCCCGTCTTCGACGGTGCGGCGCGTTTCGACATCATTCTGAGCTATGACGGCACCCGTGATTTCAGTCGCCCCGGCTATTCCGGGCAAGTGCTGGTCTGCAAGGCGCGTTTTCGCGCCGTCTCGGGGCATCGACCGTCGCGCGAGGCGGTGCGCTTCATGGAGGAAAACCGCGACATGGCGGTCTGGCTCGCCCCCTTCCCGGCCAATGATTCACTCGTGCCGATGCGCATCGAACTGCGCACGCAGATCGGCATGAGCGTAATCGAAGCCGGGCGGGTGAAGCTTTCACCGACACCGCGCCGGGCTGCCTCCGTGCAGTAA
- a CDS encoding alpha/beta hydrolase, with translation MARQPSSVSKIRASRRAFLVGGGSLLLGGCFGIAGAGSPGGDPRASMSREPTLLVATTRRPASPAGEAPFFGPERGTGLTFARARLTPPATGLTARVSNIVSGGWQVAGIDDVISRDAADAFARAALGKDVLLYVHGYRETFESAAASAAELADGIGFRGAPGLFTWPSAGGTFDYAYDRESAMWSRDALEELMLTLAQSPSGGRVHIVAHSMGSLLALETLRMLRGSGGDRAMARIGAVVLAAPDVDIDQFEQAVNRLGPDAPRITVIVSSRDRALMASQRIAGGVARAGAAERERLTAMGVRVADASAFGRGILNHDLFLSNEDVRRVVQRAIERAR, from the coding sequence ATGGCGCGTCAGCCGAGTTCAGTATCGAAGATCCGCGCCTCCCGTCGTGCCTTCCTCGTCGGCGGCGGCAGCCTGCTTCTCGGCGGCTGCTTCGGAATCGCCGGTGCGGGAAGCCCCGGCGGTGATCCGCGCGCGAGCATGTCCCGGGAGCCGACGCTCCTCGTCGCCACCACCCGGCGCCCCGCGAGTCCGGCAGGCGAAGCCCCGTTCTTCGGGCCCGAACGCGGCACCGGCCTCACCTTCGCCCGGGCCCGGCTGACTCCGCCAGCGACGGGTCTGACGGCCCGCGTCAGCAATATCGTCTCGGGCGGCTGGCAGGTGGCGGGTATCGATGACGTCATCTCCCGCGATGCCGCCGACGCCTTTGCCCGCGCGGCTTTGGGCAAGGATGTGCTGCTCTATGTGCACGGCTATCGCGAGACCTTCGAGAGCGCGGCTGCGAGTGCTGCCGAACTCGCCGACGGTATCGGTTTTCGTGGCGCGCCCGGCCTGTTCACCTGGCCCTCTGCCGGGGGGACGTTCGACTACGCCTATGATCGCGAGAGCGCCATGTGGTCGCGTGATGCGCTGGAGGAACTGATGCTCACGCTGGCGCAGTCGCCGAGCGGCGGGCGCGTCCATATCGTGGCGCATTCCATGGGCTCGCTGCTGGCGCTGGAAACGCTGCGGATGCTGCGCGGCTCCGGTGGTGATCGGGCGATGGCGCGCATCGGCGCCGTGGTTCTGGCTGCGCCGGATGTCGATATCGATCAGTTCGAGCAGGCGGTGAACCGCCTCGGTCCGGATGCGCCGCGCATCACCGTGATCGTCTCGTCGCGCGACCGCGCCCTGATGGCGTCGCAGCGCATCGCCGGCGGTGTCGCCCGCGCCGGCGCCGCAGAACGCGAACGCCTGACGGCCATGGGCGTGCGCGTCGCCGATGCCAGCGCATTCGGTCGCGGCATTCTCAACCACGACCTTTTTCTCTCCAATGAAGACGTCCGCCGCGTCGTGCAGCGGGCGATCGAACGCGCCCGCTGA
- the sctJ gene encoding type III secretion system inner membrane ring lipoprotein SctJ encodes MRGLSRSFIVTLCLFLAACQVELYGNLSQREANEMIAVLARSGIEATREPVSEGIFRVMVAESEMAAAVEALAGAGLPAERFQSLGEIFPGDGLIVSPYEQRIRTMHALNQEIARTISTISGVRNARVHIVLPELDLRGQPMNQPSASILIHHEPGLDTEPLTTRVRMLVTNAVQGMDFRNVAVAFFDASHGLSGAMGTAAASGAPAGDTAPPDARPDTATGAGTPPKPAAASSAQTPSAETGETAPPLPFMTRIAPYIFWAAALAMAAGAGFLAWRQRVATRGAS; translated from the coding sequence ATGCGCGGCCTTTCACGCTCTTTCATTGTGACGCTTTGCCTGTTCCTGGCTGCCTGCCAGGTCGAGCTCTACGGCAATCTGTCGCAACGTGAGGCGAATGAGATGATCGCGGTTCTGGCCCGTTCGGGAATCGAGGCTACGCGCGAACCGGTCAGCGAAGGGATTTTTCGCGTCATGGTCGCAGAATCCGAGATGGCCGCCGCCGTCGAGGCACTGGCCGGAGCCGGCCTGCCAGCGGAACGCTTCCAGTCGCTCGGCGAGATCTTTCCCGGAGACGGGCTGATCGTCTCGCCCTACGAGCAGCGCATCCGCACCATGCATGCGCTGAACCAGGAGATCGCCCGGACGATCAGCACGATTTCCGGCGTGCGCAACGCGCGTGTCCACATCGTCCTGCCCGAGCTCGATCTGCGCGGACAGCCGATGAACCAGCCCTCGGCCTCGATCCTGATTCATCATGAGCCCGGCCTCGACACGGAACCCTTGACCACACGCGTGCGCATGCTCGTCACCAATGCTGTCCAGGGCATGGACTTCCGCAACGTCGCTGTCGCTTTCTTCGATGCGTCTCACGGGCTCTCCGGAGCAATGGGGACGGCTGCCGCAAGCGGGGCGCCTGCCGGAGATACGGCACCGCCTGACGCCCGGCCCGATACGGCGACCGGCGCCGGCACGCCCCCCAAGCCCGCCGCGGCATCATCAGCACAGACTCCGTCTGCCGAAACCGGCGAGACTGCACCGCCCCTGCCCTTCATGACACGCATTGCCCCCTACATCTTCTGGGCGGCAGCCCTTGCCATGGCGGCGGGTGCAGGCTTCCTCGCATGGCGCCAGCGCGTTGCCACGAGAGGCGCCTCATGA